ATGGTTTGGCCAAGAAAATTATCTATACAGGTCCTGTAGATGCTTATTTTGATTACAAATTGGGACAATTGGAATATCGGGGCTTGAAGTTTGAGACCGAGCGCTTGGAGGAAGTTAATCATCAGGGCGTGGCTGTTATGAATTATACAGAACATGATATTCCCTATACTCGTGTGATAGAACATAAGCATTTCGAGTTCGGAACTCAGCCTGTGACTTATGTTACCAGAGAGTATCCAGCTGATTGGAAGCCGGGAGAGGAAGCATACTACCCTGTAAATAACGAAAAAAATCAAAGTCTGTATCAAAAATATGCGGAACTGGCTCAGCAGGAAAAGAATGTCATCTTTGGCGGCCGACTGGCTGAATATAAATACTATGACATGGATGATGTAATAAAAAGTGCACTGGAATGCGCGGCAAGGGAGTTGTAAAAGTGGGAATTAAAAAGGTTAGAAAAGCTGTTATACCTGCAGCTGGATATGGTACACGTTTTTTACCGGCGACCAAAGCGACACCTAAGGAAATGTTGCCCATTGTAGATAAGCCCACAATTCAGTATATCGTTGAAGAAGCTTTGGAAAGTGGTATCGAAGATATTTTAATCATTAGCGGTCATGCAAAACGTGCTATCGAAGACCATTTTGATTCATCACCGGCACTCGAAATTGAACTTGAGAAAAAACATAAGCTGGAATTATTGGAAATTGTTAGAGAGACAGCAGATATCAATATCCATTACATCAGGCAGAAAAGTATGAAGGGGCTTGGAGATGCCATTCTCTATGCGAAATCTTTTATGGGAGATGAACCTTTTGCAGTCCTGCTGGGGGATGATGTGGTGTATAATCCTCAAAAACCAGCATTGAAGCAGCTTATAGATGTGTATGAACGATATGGCGGAACGGTATTGGGCTGTCAAAAGGTCTCTATGGACAGAGTATCTTCTTATGGGATAGTAGATGGTATAGAAGTAAGCAGTTCAAAATTACTAAAAGTAAATAGTATGATAGAGAAGCCTAAAAGAGAGGAAGCTCCCAGTAATATGGCTGTATTGGGGCGTTATGTTATTTCACCCGCTATATTTGAAATTCTTGAGAAGACTCCCGCAGGGAGAGGGGGGGAAATACAATTAACAGATGCATTATGTACCTTGGCGTCTATTGAGCCTGTATATGCGTATGATTTCGAAGGCATTCGCTATGATGTTGGAGACAAATTGGGATTTTTGAAGGCAACTGTTGAATATGGATTGCGAAGAAATGATTTGGGAAATGATTTTCGGGAATATCTTCGAGGTTTACTAAATGATAAAATTTAAGGTAATTGCCCGCTTGGAATGGCAATGAGTGTGCAGGTCGGTTAGCCTGGAAGATAAAAGGAGTGCTGCATTATGTCGATTCTCGTTTGCGGTGGAGCTGGTTATATTGGTTCCCATGCTGTTCATCAATTAGTGGCCAAGGGGGAAGATGTGGTCATTGTGGATAACCTCCAGACTGGTCATCGGGATGCCTTGCATCCTCAGGCAAAGTTTTATGAAGGCGATATCCGTGATGCTTGCGTATTGGACCAGATTTTTGCGGAAAATAAGATCGAAGCGGTGATTCATTTTGCGGCCAATTCCCTGGTGGGGGAAAGTATGGAAAAGCCGCTGAAATACTTCAACAACAACGTTTACGGTATGCAAGTGCTGTTAGAGGCCATGGTTCGCCATCAGGTGGATAAAATCGTCT
The Selenomonas ruminantium AC2024 DNA segment above includes these coding regions:
- the galU gene encoding UTP--glucose-1-phosphate uridylyltransferase GalU, with translation MKKVRKAVIPAAGYGTRFLPATKATPKEMLPIVDKPTIQYIVEEALESGIEDILIISGHAKRAIEDHFDSSPALEIELEKKHKLELLEIVRETADINIHYIRQKSMKGLGDAILYAKSFMGDEPFAVLLGDDVVYNPQKPALKQLIDVYERYGGTVLGCQKVSMDRVSSYGIVDGIEVSSSKLLKVNSMIEKPKREEAPSNMAVLGRYVISPAIFEILEKTPAGRGGEIQLTDALCTLASIEPVYAYDFEGIRYDVGDKLGFLKATVEYGLRRNDLGNDFREYLRGLLNDKI